From Gossypium raimondii isolate GPD5lz chromosome 11, ASM2569854v1, whole genome shotgun sequence:
ATGCAAGGTCGTCACTAAGAGCAAAGCAGTTTTAGTGCTGGTTACCCAGACACTTGGCGAGTGTTGCTACTGGTACACTCAATTCATTCTAAGTTTGTACATATATTTGGAGGATTATACCTCCATACTCATCCAAATAAGCGTCGAATTAGGTGTCAGATAGAGGTACTTTATGGAAAATGAAGAGTGAGGGCAACATAGTTTGTGGTCAAGTAATCAGCAATGTGAAAGGGTAAAAAAGTCAGTCATAGAAAACTCTAACCAGCATACATATATAAGGAAAACGATGTAGTACTTAATCTGACGGGTGATATACATGCTGAAACAAGACTGGTAGTACTTCAGGTTCTTTtcataacaataacaaaaaaaaagacacTATCTAATACTTACCTTGCACAAGTTATTCAAAGATGGTTTTCTATAGATAGGTGCATCCAAATATTTGAAGATATAGGATGTGTCAATCACTCTTGCATGGTCTATCTTTAACACTgtatccaaaataaaataacaattcaatGTTACAAAAGTAAATCATAGCTCAACCGCCATATGGAAAAAGTACCAAGTCTTATAGGCAGTTgattctaccataaaatgaaattataactTTTAGCCATTATGCAACGTACCTTGCAAATCATTGTGCAAACCATGTCCCACTAAAATAGTTCCATTAGATAAAAGCTTCTTCAGGGATTTCTGCGAGAAATTTTCCATTGCTCAGAAAAACAACATTGAAGGAGATCCAAGAAACAATAAGATTAGAGCCATTGCATACCTGTATGTCAGCTACTGAACAAGTAACACCATCCAAGTCTCCTGCAGCTACTCCAGTAATCTCAGTCCGATAATCAGCCACTGCTTTGTTTGGTTTTATAAGTTCATTGATTTTGACCTGAGAAAAAAGAGTTCCTTTTTACCTAGCACAAGATAGATAATGATAATTAACAATTAACTGCCCTTGAACTCAACTAACGTGAGGGTATAATTACCAAATTAGAACAAGATAGATAATGATAATTAACAATTAACTGCCCTTGAACTCAACTAACGTGAGGGTATAATTACCAAATTAGAAACATTTAGGAGAACCCACAGCAAGTTTTGCATTCATATGAGGTGGTATTTTGAAAACTAGTTAATATTAAGATGCTGTAGAGTCATAGGTCCTTTTTCTTAACTCTATTACAAAAATTCACTTGATACCTGTAAATCACGATCTACAGCACAAACTCTCACTAATGCTTCAGTTCCATCATCACAGAGAACCATTTCACAGTCAACAGCAATCATCACATTGGACTTCAGCGCCCGGGATTTTTTAGGGGGCTTGATAACAATCCATCCCTGCATTTATAACTAATAAGGATTCTGGAGGATGGCTAGAAGCATAAATGAGATGAAAGTAAAAATCTAAAAGAGATAGGATCAACGAACCTCATCAACTATCGGGAATGCATAATCAATCAGATATTGTGGGTGTTCCAGAGTTAAACGAACAAGATTCTACACTGCCACCAGAACCAGTTAACAAGACCAATCACAAAATGGTACTACGGAGCTACTTGCGATATGCATTGCCTCAGAAAAATGCTAGTATACCTGCTCAGGGGTTTCATTGTCCCGAGATTGTTTGCTAAATTGTTCAACTCTGTTCCTATTTAAATGACTTTGCAAAACTCTAGAGAAAAGCTGCAAACAAGCgatagaaacaaacaaacataacAGTCACATCCTCGAACCCAGATTATTAAACAAGATACTGTTATTGAAAACAAAGAGCGATCATGAATATACTTCCAAATCGTCATCTTTAGTAAATGTCTTAAGAAACGATACTAAGACATCATTGGACCGCTTCGAAGGATCACTCAAAGAAGCACCAAACTTTTTGTCATAAGTTTTCAAAAACTCCTTCCATCCTCCTTGTGTTCCTTCCAGTCCTCGCTTTTGAACTAACTTCACGATTTCAACAAGAACCTGTTCATTTTCAGCATAAAGCATTAGATTTTAAAGGAATGAAAACTGAATTTAGTGAACATGTAacattctattttaaaaaataagtactttggaaattaacatatataaatatatcaaagtGCCTTACCTTTTTCTCGGAAGTTTCAAGTTTCCTGTCCATTAGGAATTCAAGGGGAGAGATTGAAGGAGGCGCTAGCTATCAGCTATTGGGGTTAGGGTTTCTGGATTCTTCAGTCAAACCGAGTCGGACGAAATTGAACAATAAAGAAGGAACAAGTTAGACggttaaatatcaaatatggtCCCTAAATTCAATCTCTCTGGGCAAACTACTACAACCTAGCAATATTCCTGCGACCACCACCGCCAAAATCTGGAACGACAGTCCAAAGCTGTTTCTTTAGGGTTAGAAACTGCTAAACGACGAGTTTaactttatttgttttcttttaacctttttaattgagactaaactttttttttttgaataaattacatTAGTAGTCACCTAACaacttttttatcttttgtcaCTCAATTAtagaaagttataaaatggtcattcaactattagtaaattttttttagtcacccaactatgaaatgttacaaaatggtcatacaactattcaattttgtctgtTTTAGACACCCAATTATCTTGGATATTtgggtgtttttatttttacattaactaGCCGATGATAGAATTGAATAGTTAGGTGATCATTTGGTAACATttcactttttataattaaattacaaaaaaattacaaataattggGTGACCATTTTAATATGGGCTAAACTAACCATTTagctcaatttttttttggcttaaatacTTATTTGACCATTAAACTTAACAACTTCTTccgaatttaatatttatactctTTTTTCAACTTGATACTTAAACACTTTTAcattcattatttcaatatcTTTTTGTAACATCGTTAAGTTTGGGATATGTGGCACTATGAATTTGAGACATATAGCACTaataatgtttacaaattgtCGAAAGATTCGATTCATTAGAATCCGATCCAAGACCTGGGattattagtaaaaatagaattttcgGGAGATatagaaagatgcaaaactctatatttctattctatttttctcaatttaaattatatatacatacgtgaGAGATAAAGATAAAATTCGCTTTTATTTGTTTCTCCAAATTTGAACTTCATttcatagaaggaaaaattcgTTTTTATCTTGTTGCTAGAGGTTTACTCATTAGTAAtatcaaatagtaataattatccacataattattttttgacaattccattttttgtcataatttgttttatttgtttttcgaTAATAATGGGATTTGACTTTGATTCTGATAAACTAAATAACTACATTTTCactacaaataaaataatttcacttaAGACTCTACttgattgaattttgattcaaatgaaaaaaaccATGGAGCTAAACTAACTGGCTCAGAATGCTTTTAAAGGATTACGTGATACGATTGGATCGAATAAACCCTTATGGAATAAATATTCAGCCGCATGTGAACCTTCCGATATTGTTTTATTCAATGTTTGCTCAATTACTCTTTTACCTGCAAATGCAATAAAAGCATTAGGTTCAGCAATAATGATATCCCTAGCATACCAAAACTCGCGGTCACTCCATCAGTAGTAGGAGATGTAAGAattgatacataaaataactttttatttgattgataaTCATATAAAACGGAAGACATTTTAGCCATTTGCATCAAGCTCAAACTTCCTTCTTGCATGCGTGCTCCTCCGGAAGCACACACTAGAATAAGAGGTAAAAAATTATTGGTAGCATATTCGATCAAACAGGTGATTTTCTCGCCTACTCGGATCCCATACCCCCCCCATAAACTGAAAACCCATAACCCCGATTGCTATAGGAATACCGTTTAGTTTACTTGTGCCTATTTGAATAACCTCAATtaaccctttctttctttgataAAAATCAATATGATCTTTATAAAGTTCTTCTTCAGACTGAAATTCAATGGGATCTAGAGAGATCATGTCTTCATCCATAGGACCCCAAGTGCCTGGATCAATCGAAAGTTTGATTCTATCTGAACTACTCATTTTCAAATGATATTCACATTGTTCACATTCATTTTTTACTTAAgcaatttcttataatttaatccataacAATTTTCACATTGAACCCACAAATGCTTGTATAGATCGAGATCATTAGAACTTTCTTTTAGAGTTAAATCATTACCATCACTACTATTTCCACATTCACCGcaaatgtaattataaatataattatcattgaAATTGTCACTACCACTTAAAATGGAACTATCAATACAGATTTGAGAACAAAGATAAAAGTCAATACAACTATTAATGTGATTATTCCAACCATAGTTAGTATCATTATCATACAAGTTAAAATGATAGTGGGGCTCATCATTTTCGATTCATTATTCATATAACTAGAATTATGAtaactataataaaaaaaacactttctAGTTCACTCAAAAAAGAATGATCATTGTTAAGctcaaaaatttgattttcactatcaaaatatatggaATGAAGGTCCTAATTACTATCCCTAATTAAAAAGGTGTTATCAGAAATGAACTTCTGAATGTCTTTGACGTCAACTAAATGATCAACCTGACTATAATAACTAAAGCTGTCACTATAATCATGAATGTTTTTAATCGTATCATTCTTAGCTGGGTCTTCGTTTACACTAGTATTTTCAACAGGATAATATAAAAGAATGTataagttttattaaaaatataaaagaattaatatatatatatatatatatatatatatatatatatatatacactagtTGTATAACATTTAACTGTTtcttaaagtttataaatttcGTAACATTTCGTTAAAGGTATATTtacgaaattaaaacataatgatatataagtttaatttcaaaatcatgataattgatattaaactaaatttaaataaataatttttgaaattgttttataGGTTTATTGGTAAAATAAGTTCTTATTAAACTTTTTCTACACCCAATTGAACccttaaactaaaaaaactaaTCAAATAGGTCATTTACCGACATTGACGGTTAATATTTAACAACAATGTTAATGTGGCCATTAACAAATGCCATGTCAAGACCACTTCTTGATGCAACAGTGCCATGTCATTTTCAAGGGCTTACATCATTGCCTGTTGTTGACATGACACTATCGcatcaacaaaaaaataaaaaaattaaagaataaaaaaattaaaaatatttttaaaataaatgctcAATGAATATGTATAAGTTATTGTCTAAATTCATTTGAATATGGACATTTATACGTCTAGATTCATTctagaattataaaatacataaatattataaaaatattattaaaatttataataattactagaaattaattaaaatcataaaattttataaaatttataaaaaagttattatttttatatgttaatttaaaattgaaaatcaactacttatataataaaataaatattaacaacttttttttgttataattttgcctttcattttttcaatttgtgTAAGTTATATTagtcaaataattcaataaaatgagaaatctatttttattataaaattttataaaataatttatttttattaaagtttatggattttaattaatttctattaattttataatttatttttctattttatggtttttaataaatttataaaattttatgttgtttaattaatttctattaattattaaaaaataattattttgtataatttttatgtatcttatAATTCTAGAATGAATCTAGACAAAAAGTCCAAATTCAAATGAACCTAGACACagattcatttttttcttatcttaaaaataatttaaaatttaaaatattttattttgctaaCTTGTCAATGCCACATCAACACTCAATGTTGATGTGGCATTGCCACGGTAGCAAATGATGTTGATGTGGTGTCTGTTAACAACCATGTCTGTGTTATTGTTAAACACTAACAGTCATCATTGATTAAAGGTGTAACATACGCGTTATGCCTCGTAGCTGGGTACAGTGTCATGTTGGGTTAGGAATATTAGAGAATTTTAGAAACGAACTAAATAGGACATTTTAAATGCTAATATAGAAAGTAGTTAGAGCCGATAAGaaattagaaaatgatttttagatgaggaaaattaatttgagatattaactaaattgtagaaaaataGAAAGTGTTGTGGTAAAAGTAGAAAATATAATGTTAGAAAAGAATACATGGAATTGGGGAAAATGAGGAATGactaaaagtgaaatttgaccaaaataaaGCATGAATCATGCATGGTATTGTAGAAAAAGTTGAAGGGTTAAATAGTAATTActtaaattagataattatgGAAAAACTTAATGATTAAGGATGAAATTGTGTTGAAATGGGattggaggactaaattgcaaaatcgttaaattaattattaaattagaatatattttGGGAAGAAAAGTGTagaaattatcataaaattctTCATTCTTCATTTGGTGCTTCACGTTACTCACCAAACCCTCCATCCAAACTTTTGCTTTTATTATAAATAGGTCATTCCACTATTTCTAAGCCCTTCCAAGCTCAATTCCTTAAATTTCTTTGATGTTTCCTTAGTAAATTCAATAGAGAAGACTAGTATTTACCTTAACTTCATGAGAGGAAGCATCAATAGTAATCTTAGAAGAGGGAgaaagtaaaaatagaaattgatttcTTGATAACTAGGTAAGAGATGATGAAATCTTTATGAAGTTCatgttaatttcattaaaatagcATAGAAATGTTATTTGATTGTAGTTTTAACATGAAaatgttatatgttttgatatggaaatgaagaaaaagagaagaaaggtgAGGATCCAATTGAAGACAAAGGAAAAGAGGTGGTCAAGGagtaagaaaaaggaaaaacatatCATCCAAGCTTTGGTTGCAAGTACTTTAAGAATTTTACCATGTTTAATgtagatttaattataaattgtgtCAACTAGATAGTTTAATTATCAATACAATAATGTTAAATGTAGAgattattaatgaaaatttaagaaaatgattcaaagtttaatttatgttttgaagTGATATATGGTGATAATAGAAAAGGGAGTAAATTGTAAAGTAGACAAAATTtgtcatgagttttttttatgttgaaaAGAGGGCTTAAATGAAGAGTATTGAAATTGTGATGTTTGG
This genomic window contains:
- the LOC105788070 gene encoding small RNA degrading nuclease 1 codes for the protein MDRKLETSEKKVLVEIVKLVQKRGLEGTQGGWKEFLKTYDKKFGASLSDPSKRSNDVLVSFLKTFTKDDDLELFSRVLQSHLNRNRVEQFSKQSRDNETPEQNLVRLTLEHPQYLIDYAFPIVDEGWIVIKPPKKSRALKSNVMIAVDCEMVLCDDGTEALVRVCAVDRDLQVKINELIKPNKAVADYRTEITGVAAGDLDGVTCSVADIQKSLKKLLSNGTILVGHGLHNDLQVLKIDHARVIDTSYIFKYLDAPIYRKPSLNNLCKSVLGYEVRKPGAAHNCLDDACAAMKLVLAKLERGEITLVPDVSQPEREKLLLHRIPVYVHREEISKVIPGAVAIEVKPTKKLQGRHYSAIAIFSSPQEANQAYENMEGNEEKDSHGLPQKLVSFQFGDGSTASLYIRKMAQEDSHREVLSNKRAFEGEETSIESKKLKTDEKITKKVMEDNSQLDDHLKEIERLKQELQEKDAKIVLQDKMISNLLKKVEEMKKVLNKRK